From the genome of Fusibacter sp. A1:
CATTCTGGTGCCCCTCATCAGTGCACTGCTCTTTAAAAACAAGATTCCACCGAATGCGATTCTGGGTACGGTATTGGCACTGCTGGGACTATCCCTTCTGACGCTCAACGGAAAACTCGCGCTCGGTATCGGTGACATGCTTACTTTTATATGCACATTCGCATTTGCCATGCATATCATTACTGTAGGGCACCTTACAAGTAAAGTAGATTCCATCTTACTGGGAATCATTCAAATAGGCATCGTCGGATTTTTAAGTACCATCGCCACATTTCTCTTCGAAGCTCCGATTATTCCGACTCAACTCGGCGTATGGACCAACTTGGCCGTACTTGCAGTACTATGCACTGCGGGAGCCTTCATAGTACAATCTGTGGCACAGCAGTACACAAGCGCCACACATACAGCGCTTATCTATACGGGTGAGCCTGTATTCGCAGCTATTTTCGCCT
Proteins encoded in this window:
- a CDS encoding DMT family transporter, with the protein product MSNQIKADIALLLVTVGWGSSFILTKNALGDLSAFNFLALRFSLAFVLAALVFYKRFKSLNKQTLLSGVLVGAILFTGYAFQTVGLNYTSVSNSAFITGFSVILVPLISALLFKNKIPPNAILGTVLALLGLSLLTLNGKLALGIGDMLTFICTFAFAMHIITVGHLTSKVDSILLGIIQIGIVGFLSTIATFLFEAPIIPTQLGVWTNLAVLAVLCTAGAFIVQSVAQQYTSATHTALIYTGEPVFAAIFAYFMVGELLSLKGLLGACMVVTGMLVAELDPFKLLRKTLHTESARNIQ